From Mycobacterium lacus, one genomic window encodes:
- the sepX gene encoding divisome protein SepX/GlpR, whose protein sequence is MPSIPQSLLWISLVVLWLFVLVPMLISKRDAVRRTSDVALATRVLNGGAGARLLKRSGPAAGHRSDPAWKADEDWEDEPVDGVYADADLDQTQDLGPGQDVEAEDVRRPRPVVVQVAAAPDAEAAEPDYLDVDVVEEDSGALPAGVSARAAEPALLAVDDGADDEEAEPEGASAAQDDSLQDEYEYVEDSCGLEPEEEDARDESPATVVPGASRRRRFDTQTAAAVSARKYTFRKRVLMVMAVILVGSATAAFEVTANAWWVCGGATAMTVLYLAYLRRQTRIEEKVRRRRMQRLARARLGVENTHDREYEVVPSRLRRPGAVVLEIDDEDPIFEHLDHQVPLRNYGWPRDLPRAVGQ, encoded by the coding sequence ATGCCAAGCATCCCGCAATCGTTGTTGTGGATCTCGCTGGTGGTGCTCTGGCTGTTCGTGCTGGTGCCGATGCTGATCAGCAAACGCGACGCGGTGCGGCGCACCAGTGATGTGGCCCTGGCAACACGGGTGCTCAACGGCGGCGCGGGCGCTCGCCTGCTCAAGAGGAGTGGCCCCGCCGCGGGCCATCGCAGCGACCCCGCCTGGAAGGCGGACGAAGACTGGGAGGACGAGCCGGTCGACGGGGTATACGCCGATGCCGACCTCGACCAAACCCAAGACCTAGGCCCGGGGCAGGACGTCGAGGCCGAAGATGTGCGGCGCCCGCGCCCGGTGGTCGTGCAGGTTGCGGCCGCCCCTGACGCCGAGGCCGCGGAGCCCGACTACCTGGACGTCGACGTCGTCGAAGAAGACTCCGGCGCCCTTCCGGCAGGGGTCAGTGCCCGGGCGGCCGAGCCCGCGTTGCTAGCGGTCGACGATGGCGCGGACGACGAGGAGGCCGAACCCGAGGGCGCGTCGGCCGCGCAGGACGACTCACTGCAAGACGAATACGAATACGTCGAGGACTCCTGCGGTTTGGAGCCGGAAGAGGAGGACGCCCGAGACGAATCGCCGGCAACGGTGGTGCCGGGAGCGTCCCGGCGGCGACGGTTCGACACCCAGACCGCGGCCGCGGTCAGTGCCCGCAAGTACACGTTCCGCAAGCGTGTGCTGATGGTGATGGCGGTGATCTTGGTCGGTTCGGCCACGGCGGCGTTCGAAGTCACGGCGAACGCATGGTGGGTGTGCGGGGGCGCCACCGCGATGACCGTGCTCTACCTGGCCTACCTGCGCCGGCAAACCCGGATCGAGGAGAAGGTGCGGCGCCGGCGGATGCAGCGGCTGGCGCGGGCGCGGCTGGGCGTGGAGAACACGCATGACCGCGAGTACGAGGTGGTGCCGTCGCGGCTGCGGCGCCCGGGTGCGGTCGTCTTGGAGATCGACGACGAGGACCCGATCTTCGAGCACCTGGACCACCAGGTGCCGCTCCGCAACTACGGCTGGCCCAGGGATCTGCCGCGAGCCGTCGGCCAGTAG
- the glp gene encoding molybdotransferase-like divisome protein Glp, with translation MRSVEEQQARISAAAVAPRPIRVAIAEAQGLMCAEEVVTERPLPGFDQAAIDGYAVRSVDVLGVGEPGSPNDQADDADPDGREVLTLPVMGTIDAGARTPSRLQPRQAARVQTGAPLPTLADAVLPLRWTDGGMNRVRILRGAPSGAYVRRAGDDVQPGDVAVRAGTIIGAAQVGLLAAVGRERVLVHPRPRLSVMAVGGELVDISRTPGNGQVYDVNSYALAAAGRDAGAEVNRVGIVSNDPKELGELVEGQLNRAEVVVIAGGVGGAAAEAVRSVLSELGEMEVVRVAMHPGSVQGFGQLGRERVPTFLLPANPVSALVVFEVMVRPLIRLALGKRQPMRRIVQARTLSPITSVAGRKGYLRGQLMRDQDTGEYLVQALGGAPGASSHLLATLAEANCLVVVPSGAEQIRTGEIVDVAFLAQRG, from the coding sequence GTGCGTTCTGTGGAGGAGCAGCAGGCCCGGATATCGGCCGCGGCGGTGGCGCCTAGGCCGATACGTGTTGCCATTGCCGAGGCGCAAGGATTGATGTGCGCCGAAGAAGTGGTGACCGAACGCCCGCTGCCCGGTTTCGATCAGGCCGCGATCGACGGTTACGCGGTGCGCAGCGTGGACGTGCTCGGCGTGGGCGAGCCGGGTTCCCCCAACGATCAAGCCGATGATGCCGACCCCGACGGTCGCGAGGTGCTGACCCTGCCGGTGATGGGAACCATCGATGCCGGTGCGCGCACACCCAGCAGGCTGCAGCCGCGCCAGGCTGCCCGCGTGCAGACCGGCGCGCCGCTGCCGACGCTGGCCGATGCGGTCCTACCGTTGCGGTGGACCGACGGTGGGATGAACCGGGTTCGGATTCTGCGCGGCGCGCCGTCGGGTGCTTACGTGCGTCGGGCCGGTGACGACGTGCAGCCGGGCGACGTGGCCGTGCGCGCCGGGACGATCATCGGCGCCGCCCAGGTGGGGCTGCTGGCGGCGGTCGGCCGCGAACGGGTGCTGGTGCACCCGCGCCCGCGGCTGTCGGTCATGGCGGTCGGGGGTGAACTGGTCGACATCTCGCGCACCCCAGGCAACGGGCAGGTCTACGACGTCAACTCCTATGCCTTGGCGGCGGCCGGCCGGGACGCGGGCGCGGAGGTCAACCGTGTCGGCATCGTCAGCAACGACCCCAAGGAGCTCGGCGAACTCGTCGAGGGCCAGCTCAACCGGGCCGAGGTTGTGGTGATCGCCGGCGGAGTCGGGGGCGCGGCGGCCGAGGCGGTGCGGTCGGTGCTTTCCGAGCTCGGTGAGATGGAGGTCGTCCGCGTCGCCATGCATCCGGGGTCGGTGCAGGGTTTCGGGCAGCTCGGCCGGGAGCGGGTCCCGACGTTTCTGCTGCCGGCCAATCCGGTCAGCGCCCTGGTGGTCTTCGAGGTGATGGTTCGGCCGCTGATCCGGCTGGCGCTGGGCAAGCGGCAGCCGATGCGCCGCATCGTGCAGGCTCGCACACTGTCGCCGATCACCTCGGTGGCCGGGCGCAAGGGCTACCTGCGCGGTCAGCTGATGCGTGATCAGGACACCGGCGAATACCTGGTGCAGGCACTCGGCGGCGCCCCCGGGGCGTCGTCGCACCTGCTGGCCACGCTTGCCGAGGCAAACTGCCTGGTCGTGGTTCCCAGTGGCGCCGAGCAGATTCGCACCGGCGAGATCGTCGACGTCGCCTTCCTGGCTCAGCGCGGCTGA
- a CDS encoding UTP--glucose-1-phosphate uridylyltransferase has product MSRPEVPTPIPRTAIVPAAGLGTRFLPATKTVPKELLPVVDTPGIELVAEEAAAAGAERLVIVTSEGKDGVVAHFVEDLVLEGTLEARGKKAMLAKVRRAPALIKVESVVQAEPLGLGHAIGCVEPRLSEDEDAVSVLLPDDLVLPTGVLETMSTVRAQYGGTVLCAIEVTPEEISAYGVFDVAQLPDADNPDVLKVKGMVEKPKAAEAPSMYAAAGRYVLDRAIFDALRRIDRGAGGEVQLTDAIALLIAQGHPVHVVVHRGSRHDLGNPGGYLKAAVDFALDRDDYGPDLRQWLVARLGLTEQ; this is encoded by the coding sequence ATGTCCCGCCCAGAAGTACCGACCCCGATCCCGCGCACCGCAATCGTCCCCGCAGCGGGCCTGGGCACACGGTTCTTGCCCGCGACCAAGACGGTGCCCAAGGAGCTGTTGCCCGTCGTCGACACCCCCGGCATCGAACTGGTCGCCGAGGAGGCGGCCGCGGCCGGTGCCGAACGCCTGGTGATCGTCACCTCCGAGGGCAAGGACGGCGTCGTCGCGCATTTTGTCGAAGACCTGGTGCTCGAGGGCACGCTCGAGGCCCGCGGCAAGAAGGCCATGCTGGCCAAGGTGCGGCGGGCCCCGGCGCTGATCAAGGTCGAATCCGTGGTGCAGGCCGAGCCGCTGGGGCTTGGACACGCCATCGGCTGCGTGGAGCCCAGGTTGTCGGAGGACGAGGACGCGGTTTCGGTGCTGCTGCCCGATGACCTGGTGCTGCCCACCGGCGTCCTGGAGACGATGTCGACGGTGCGGGCCCAGTACGGCGGCACGGTGTTGTGTGCCATCGAGGTAACGCCGGAGGAGATCAGCGCCTACGGGGTCTTCGACGTCGCGCAACTTCCCGACGCCGACAATCCCGACGTGCTCAAGGTCAAGGGCATGGTCGAGAAGCCCAAGGCCGCCGAGGCACCGTCGATGTATGCGGCGGCCGGGCGCTACGTGCTCGACCGCGCCATCTTCGACGCGCTGCGCCGCATCGACCGGGGCGCCGGCGGGGAAGTGCAGCTCACCGACGCGATCGCGCTGCTGATCGCCCAAGGTCATCCGGTCCATGTGGTCGTGCATCGCGGATCCCGACACGACTTGGGAAATCCCGGCGGCTACCTCAAGGCTGCGGTTGACTTTGCATTGGATCGTGACGACTATGGCCCGGATTTGCGGCAGTGGTTGGTGGCGCGATTGGGCCTGACCGAGCAGTAG
- a CDS encoding SAF domain-containing protein: MAATSLNPSLVSRVSMWLRPDWTRTVLARRVAAGALVVLAGVATLRSNPEGERAEVVVAARDLRPGAALSADDVRLEKRLATTLPDGSQTDLGVVVGATLAGPTRRGEVITDVRLLGSRLAESTAGPGARIVPLHLADSALIDLVRVGDVIDVLAAPANDTPAPASPAVPKVLATDAVVVLVSARQQDRAAAGDGVVLVALPARVANTVAGSALGQTVTLTLH, encoded by the coding sequence GTGGCGGCAACATCGTTGAATCCGAGCCTGGTCAGCCGCGTATCGATGTGGCTGCGGCCGGACTGGACCCGGACCGTGCTGGCCCGGCGCGTCGCCGCTGGAGCGCTGGTTGTGCTAGCCGGCGTCGCGACGCTGCGGTCGAATCCCGAGGGTGAGCGCGCCGAGGTCGTGGTGGCCGCGCGCGACCTGCGCCCCGGGGCCGCGCTGAGTGCCGATGACGTTCGGCTGGAAAAGCGTTTGGCCACAACGCTTCCCGACGGGTCACAAACCGATCTGGGCGTGGTGGTCGGTGCGACCCTGGCCGGCCCCACGCGGCGCGGCGAGGTGATCACCGATGTCCGGCTACTGGGGAGCCGGCTGGCCGAGTCCACGGCCGGGCCCGGCGCTCGCATCGTCCCACTGCACCTGGCCGACAGCGCGCTGATCGACCTGGTTCGCGTCGGTGATGTCATCGACGTTCTTGCCGCTCCCGCCAACGACACGCCGGCACCCGCCTCGCCGGCGGTCCCCAAGGTCCTCGCCACCGACGCCGTCGTGGTACTGGTGTCGGCCCGGCAGCAGGACCGGGCCGCCGCAGGCGACGGCGTAGTCTTGGTTGCGCTGCCGGCTCGGGTGGCGAACACAGTGGCAGGCTCGGCGCTGGGTCAGACGGTAACCCTCACCCTGCACTGA
- a CDS encoding MogA/MoaB family molybdenum cofactor biosynthesis protein — protein sequence MRVDAQLSDLGYTVAPMEQRAELVVGRALIVVVDDRTAHGDEDHSGPLVTELLAEAGFVVDGVVAVEADEVEIRNALNTAVIGGVDLVVSVGGTGVTPRDVTPEATRDILDREILGIAEAIRASGLSAGIIDAALSRGLAGVSGSTLVVNLAGSRYAVRDGMATLNPLAAQIIGQLSSLEI from the coding sequence ATGAGAGTCGACGCGCAGTTGTCGGACCTCGGATATACGGTGGCACCCATGGAACAGCGTGCGGAGTTGGTCGTCGGCCGGGCACTCATCGTCGTTGTCGACGACCGCACGGCGCACGGCGACGAGGACCACAGCGGCCCGTTGGTCACCGAGTTGCTCGCCGAGGCGGGGTTCGTCGTCGACGGCGTGGTGGCGGTCGAGGCCGACGAGGTCGAGATCCGAAACGCGTTGAATACCGCGGTGATCGGCGGGGTGGACCTGGTGGTGTCGGTCGGCGGGACCGGAGTCACGCCGCGTGACGTGACCCCGGAGGCCACCCGCGACATCCTGGATCGGGAAATCCTGGGCATCGCGGAAGCGATCCGCGCGTCGGGCCTATCCGCCGGCATCATCGACGCCGCATTGTCACGCGGGCTCGCCGGCGTTTCCGGGAGCACGTTGGTGGTCAACCTCGCCGGTTCCCGTTACGCGGTGCGCGACGGAATGGCGACGCTGAATCCGTTGGCCGCTCAGATCATCGGGCAACTGTCCAGTCTCGAGATCTGA
- the mprA gene encoding two-component system response regulator MprA yields the protein MRILVVDDDRAVRESLRRSLSFNGYSVELAHDGVEALDMIASDRPDALVLDVMMPRLDGLEVCRQLRSTGDDLPILVLTARDSVSERVAGLDAGADDYLPKPFALEELLARMRALLRRTRPDDPAESVALRFSDLTLDPVTREVTRGQRRISLTRTEFALLEMLIANPRRVLTRSRILEEVWGFDFPTSGNALEVYVGYLRRKTEADGEPRLIHTVRGVGYVLRETPP from the coding sequence GTGCGGATTCTTGTCGTCGACGACGATCGCGCAGTGCGCGAGTCGCTGCGCAGGTCGCTGTCATTCAACGGCTACTCTGTCGAGCTGGCCCATGACGGGGTCGAGGCCCTCGACATGATTGCCAGCGATCGGCCCGACGCGCTCGTGCTGGATGTGATGATGCCGCGCCTGGACGGCCTCGAGGTGTGCCGCCAGCTCCGCAGCACGGGCGATGACCTGCCCATCCTGGTCCTCACCGCCCGCGACTCGGTTTCCGAGCGGGTCGCGGGCCTGGACGCCGGCGCCGACGATTACCTGCCGAAACCGTTTGCCCTCGAGGAGCTGTTGGCGCGCATGCGGGCGCTGCTGCGACGGACCAGGCCCGACGACCCCGCCGAGTCGGTGGCCCTGAGGTTCTCCGACCTGACCCTGGACCCGGTCACCCGCGAAGTCACCCGCGGGCAACGCCGGATCAGCCTGACGCGGACCGAATTCGCCCTGCTGGAGATGCTGATCGCCAATCCGCGGCGGGTGCTCACCCGTAGCCGCATCCTCGAGGAGGTGTGGGGATTCGACTTTCCCACCTCGGGTAACGCGCTGGAGGTCTACGTCGGGTATTTGCGCCGCAAGACCGAGGCCGACGGCGAGCCGCGGCTGATCCACACCGTGCGCGGGGTGGGTTACGTGCTACGCGAAACGCCCCCCTGA
- a CDS encoding FmdB family zinc ribbon protein, protein MPTYTYACTECGDRFDVVQAFTDDALTTCQRCSGRLRKLFNAVGVVFKGSGFYRTDSRESGKKSKSSTNGSSTGDAGTSSSSGSSEKSGSSEKSTSSTPAPAGASS, encoded by the coding sequence GTGCCGACCTACACCTACGCGTGCACCGAGTGCGGCGACCGCTTCGACGTTGTGCAGGCCTTCACCGACGATGCGCTGACCACCTGCCAGCGGTGCTCCGGTCGACTGCGAAAGCTGTTCAACGCGGTCGGCGTCGTGTTCAAGGGCAGCGGTTTTTACCGCACCGACAGCCGCGAGTCCGGCAAGAAATCGAAGAGCTCGACCAACGGATCCTCGACCGGCGACGCGGGGACGAGCTCGAGTTCGGGGTCGAGCGAGAAGTCCGGGTCGAGCGAAAAGTCAACCAGCTCCACACCGGCCCCCGCGGGCGCGTCGAGCTAG
- a CDS encoding site-specific integrase translates to MRRTVATLAVSAGANAKTVQRMLGHAMASMTLDVYADLFDAALDSVAANLVAAIRGVVAIQKTPE, encoded by the coding sequence TTGCGGCGCACGGTGGCAACGCTGGCGGTGTCGGCCGGTGCCAACGCCAAGACGGTGCAAAGGATGCTCGGGCACGCCATGGCGTCGATGACGCTCGACGTGTACGCGGACTTGTTCGACGCGGCCCTGGACAGCGTGGCCGCTAACCTCGTTGCGGCCATCCGGGGCGTCGTTGCCATCCAAAAGACGCCAGAATGA
- a CDS encoding 5-formyltetrahydrofolate cyclo-ligase, with amino-acid sequence MAVADKAVLREQLLAARRRVADDVRAAEARMLSEHLELLVSGGSTVCAYVPVGAEPGSLQMLDVLLRRAGRVLLPVARTTAADVPLPLRWGEYGSDRLARGRWGLLEPLDPWLPSSALAEASVVLVPALAVDARGVRLGRGRGFYDRSLAARDPRARLIAIVRDDELVDELPSEPHDVRMTHALTPQRGLIALSTGE; translated from the coding sequence ATGGCGGTCGCCGACAAGGCAGTGTTGCGAGAACAGCTGCTGGCGGCCCGGCGTCGCGTTGCCGACGACGTTCGGGCCGCCGAGGCCCGGATGCTCAGCGAGCACCTCGAGCTCCTGGTGAGCGGCGGCAGCACCGTCTGCGCGTACGTGCCGGTGGGCGCCGAGCCCGGTTCGCTGCAGATGCTGGACGTGCTGCTCCGCCGGGCGGGGCGGGTGCTGTTGCCGGTGGCGCGCACCACCGCCGCCGACGTGCCGTTGCCGCTGCGTTGGGGCGAGTACGGGTCCGACCGGCTTGCGCGGGGACGTTGGGGACTGCTCGAGCCGCTCGACCCCTGGCTGCCGTCCTCGGCCCTGGCCGAGGCCAGCGTCGTGCTGGTGCCGGCGCTGGCGGTCGATGCCCGGGGCGTGCGGCTGGGCCGGGGGCGCGGCTTCTACGATCGCTCGCTCGCGGCCCGAGACCCGCGGGCACGACTGATCGCGATCGTGCGCGACGACGAATTGGTCGACGAGTTGCCGTCGGAGCCCCACGATGTGCGAATGACCCACGCGCTCACACCGCAACGCGGGTTGATCGCGCTTTCGACTGGGGAATGA
- a CDS encoding GNAT family N-acetyltransferase codes for MNLWRSNPRHPGWPTVVGPLRVSAGLIRLRPVRMRDGAQWSRIRLADRAHLERWEPSADGDWTVRHAVAAWPAVCSGLRSEARKGRMLPYAIELDGQFCGQLTIGNVTHGALRSAWIGYWVSRAATGGGVATGALALGLDHCFGPVMLHRVEATVRPENAASRAVLAKVGFREEGLLRRYLEVDRAWRDHLLMAITVEEVRGSAASTLVRAGQASWP; via the coding sequence ATGAACCTCTGGCGCTCCAATCCCCGGCATCCGGGCTGGCCGACGGTCGTTGGGCCGCTACGGGTTTCGGCGGGCCTCATCCGGTTGCGCCCGGTGCGGATGCGCGACGGGGCGCAGTGGAGCCGGATCCGGTTGGCCGATCGTGCCCACCTCGAGCGGTGGGAGCCTAGCGCCGACGGCGACTGGACCGTCCGTCACGCGGTTGCCGCATGGCCGGCGGTGTGTTCGGGTCTGCGTTCGGAGGCCCGCAAGGGCCGCATGCTGCCGTACGCCATCGAGCTCGACGGGCAGTTCTGCGGTCAGTTGACCATCGGCAACGTCACCCACGGGGCGCTGCGGTCGGCGTGGATCGGCTACTGGGTGTCTCGTGCGGCGACCGGCGGCGGGGTGGCCACCGGGGCGTTGGCGCTGGGCCTTGACCACTGCTTCGGTCCGGTGATGTTGCATCGCGTGGAGGCGACGGTGCGGCCGGAGAACGCGGCCAGCAGGGCCGTGCTGGCAAAGGTCGGGTTCCGCGAAGAGGGTTTGTTGCGGCGATACCTCGAAGTCGACCGGGCCTGGCGAGACCACCTGCTGATGGCCATCACCGTCGAGGAGGTGCGCGGGTCGGCGGCGTCGACCCTGGTCCGCGCCGGGCAGGCCAGCTGGCCCTGA
- the mscL gene encoding large-conductance mechanosensitive channel protein MscL has protein sequence MLKGFKEFLARGNIVDLAVAVVIGTAFTALVTKFTDSIITPLINRIGVKEQSNVGILKIGIGGGQTIDLNIVLSAAINFVLIAAVVYFFVVLPYNTLRNRGEVEQADDAQVVLLSEIRDLLAQSNGDSSGTHGGASTPGHGPRAGAESQ, from the coding sequence ATGCTCAAGGGGTTCAAGGAGTTTCTCGCGCGGGGCAACATCGTCGACCTGGCCGTCGCGGTGGTCATCGGCACGGCTTTCACGGCGTTAGTCACCAAGTTCACCGACAGCATCATCACGCCGCTGATCAACCGGATCGGCGTCAAAGAGCAGTCCAACGTCGGCATCTTGAAGATCGGCATAGGCGGCGGCCAGACCATCGACTTGAACATCGTCCTGTCGGCGGCGATCAACTTCGTCCTGATCGCCGCCGTGGTGTACTTCTTCGTCGTGCTGCCGTACAACACCTTGCGCAACAGGGGCGAGGTCGAGCAGGCGGACGACGCCCAAGTCGTGCTGCTCAGCGAGATTCGCGACCTGCTCGCGCAATCAAACGGAGATTCGTCGGGCACGCACGGCGGGGCATCCACTCCAGGCCACGGACCGCGCGCGGGCGCCGAGTCGCAGTGA
- a CDS encoding S1C family serine protease, which yields MTNHPRYSPPPQQPGHRTAPNQPVPPAYAQGQQTYSQQFDWRYQRPQPSQPPHPTQFRQGFDTFGGTGPGSIPGGTGQGPIPRGTGPVPIPGMLPPMGPPPTVIHQRRPRAGMLAIGALTIAVVSAGIGGAAASFVELNRSPAGPDGGVVAASGAPSVPAANMPPGSVEQVAAKVVPSVVMLETDLGRQSEEGSGIILSADGLILTNNHVIAAAAKPPVGSPPPKTTVTFSDGRTATFTVVGADPTSDIAVIRVPGVSGLTPISLGSSSDLRVGQPVLAIGSPLGLAGTVTTGIVSALNRPVSTTGEAGNQNTVLDAIQTDAAINPGNSGGALVNMNGQLVGVNSAIATLGADSGDAQSGSIGLGFAIPVDQAKRIADELISTGKASHASLGVQVTTDKGVPGAKVVEVVAGGAAANAGVPKGVVVTKVEDRPINSADALVAAVRSKAPGDRVSLTYQDPSGGSRTVQVTLGKAEQ from the coding sequence ATGACGAATCACCCGAGGTATTCGCCACCGCCGCAGCAGCCGGGACATCGTACCGCGCCTAATCAGCCTGTGCCGCCCGCTTATGCTCAGGGGCAGCAAACATATAGCCAGCAGTTCGACTGGCGCTACCAACGGCCCCAGCCATCGCAACCTCCCCACCCAACCCAATTCCGTCAGGGCTTCGACACGTTCGGTGGTACGGGGCCGGGTTCCATCCCCGGCGGCACCGGGCAAGGCCCGATACCCAGGGGCACCGGGCCGGTTCCGATACCCGGGATGCTTCCGCCAATGGGCCCCCCTCCCACGGTGATTCACCAGCGGCGGCCTCGGGCGGGCATGTTGGCGATCGGCGCGTTGACCATCGCGGTGGTGTCCGCCGGTATCGGCGGGGCGGCGGCATCGTTCGTGGAGCTCAACCGGTCACCCGCGGGCCCCGACGGCGGCGTGGTGGCAGCCAGTGGGGCTCCCAGTGTCCCGGCAGCAAACATGCCGCCTGGCTCCGTCGAACAGGTTGCCGCAAAGGTGGTCCCCAGCGTCGTCATGCTGGAGACCGATCTGGGCCGTCAGTCCGAGGAGGGCTCCGGCATCATCCTGTCGGCCGACGGGCTGATCTTGACCAACAACCACGTCATCGCGGCCGCCGCCAAACCCCCCGTCGGCAGCCCGCCGCCCAAAACGACGGTGACTTTCTCCGACGGCCGTACCGCAACGTTCACCGTGGTCGGGGCGGATCCCACCAGCGATATCGCCGTCATCCGGGTGCCGGGTGTCTCCGGGCTCACCCCGATTTCCCTGGGTTCCTCGTCGGATCTGCGGGTTGGTCAGCCGGTGCTGGCCATCGGCTCGCCGCTGGGTTTGGCGGGCACGGTGACCACGGGGATCGTCAGCGCGCTGAACCGGCCGGTATCGACCACCGGTGAGGCCGGCAACCAGAACACCGTGCTGGACGCCATTCAGACCGACGCCGCGATCAACCCGGGTAACTCCGGCGGGGCGTTGGTCAACATGAACGGCCAGTTGGTGGGCGTTAACTCCGCCATCGCCACCCTGGGTGCCGATTCGGGCGACGCGCAGAGCGGCTCGATCGGCCTCGGCTTTGCGATTCCGGTCGACCAGGCCAAGCGCATCGCCGACGAGTTGATCAGCACCGGCAAGGCGTCCCATGCCTCGCTGGGCGTGCAGGTAACCACCGACAAGGGCGTCCCGGGTGCCAAGGTTGTCGAGGTAGTGGCCGGTGGCGCGGCCGCGAACGCCGGAGTGCCCAAGGGCGTCGTCGTCACCAAGGTCGAGGACCGCCCGATCAACAGCGCCGACGCCCTGGTCGCCGCGGTGCGGTCCAAGGCGCCCGGCGACAGAGTGTCGCTGACCTACCAGGATCCCTCGGGCGGCAGCCGCACCGTGCAGGTCACGCTCGGCAAGGCGGAGCAGTGA
- a CDS encoding HAMP domain-containing sensor histidine kinase: MLLAMSMVAMVVVLMSFAVYAVIAAALYSDIDNQLQSRAQLLIASGSLAADPGKAIEGTAYSDVNAMLVNPGHSIYTANQPGQTLPVGSAEKAVIRGELFMSRRTAADQRVLAIHLPNGSSLLISKSLRPTEAVMSKLRFVLLMVGGVGVAVAAVAGGMVTRAGLRPVGRLTEAAERVARTDDLRPIPVFGSDELARLTEAFNLMLRALAESRERQARLVTDAGHELRTPLTSLRTNVELLIASMEPGAPRLPEKEMVDLRADVLAQIEELSTLVGDLVDLTRDDAGDVVYETVDLSEVIDRSLERVRRRRNDIHFDVQVIGWQVYGDAAGLSRAVLNLMDNAAKWSPPGGHVGVRMRQLDPSHTELVVSDHGPGIPPQERRLVFERFYRSASARAMPGSGLGLAIVKQVVLNHGGSVRVEDTVPGGQPPGTSFYVLLPGRPMPTPPPPTARAEARTVPMVKTANSRGPANVISVDSQSARAR, encoded by the coding sequence ATGCTGCTGGCCATGTCGATGGTGGCGATGGTGGTCGTGCTGATGTCATTCGCTGTCTACGCCGTGATAGCGGCCGCGCTGTACAGCGACATCGACAACCAGCTGCAAAGCCGGGCGCAGCTGCTGATCGCCAGCGGCTCGCTGGCCGCCGATCCAGGAAAGGCCATCGAGGGCACCGCCTACTCGGACGTCAACGCCATGCTGGTGAACCCGGGCCACTCGATCTACACCGCTAACCAGCCGGGTCAGACCCTGCCGGTCGGATCGGCCGAGAAGGCCGTCATCCGCGGCGAATTGTTCATGTCGCGGCGCACCGCGGCCGATCAACGGGTGCTGGCCATCCATTTGCCCAACGGCAGTTCGCTGTTGATCTCCAAGAGCCTGCGACCGACCGAGGCGGTCATGAGCAAACTGCGCTTTGTGCTGCTGATGGTCGGCGGGGTCGGCGTCGCGGTCGCCGCGGTGGCCGGAGGGATGGTCACCCGGGCCGGGCTGCGTCCGGTGGGTCGTCTCACCGAGGCAGCCGAGCGGGTGGCGCGCACCGACGACCTGCGCCCCATCCCCGTGTTCGGCAGCGACGAACTGGCCAGGCTCACGGAGGCATTCAACTTGATGCTGCGCGCGTTGGCCGAGTCTCGGGAACGGCAGGCACGGCTGGTTACCGACGCCGGACACGAGTTGCGCACCCCGCTGACATCGCTGCGCACCAACGTCGAGCTGCTCATCGCCTCGATGGAACCCGGAGCACCGCGGCTACCGGAAAAGGAGATGGTCGATCTGCGCGCCGATGTGCTGGCTCAGATCGAGGAATTGTCCACTCTGGTAGGCGATTTGGTGGATCTCACGCGAGACGACGCCGGCGATGTGGTGTATGAGACGGTCGACCTGTCCGAGGTCATCGATCGCAGCCTGGAGCGAGTCAGGCGGCGGCGCAACGATATTCACTTCGACGTTCAGGTGATTGGATGGCAGGTCTACGGCGACGCAGCCGGGTTGTCGCGTGCGGTGCTGAACCTGATGGACAACGCAGCCAAGTGGAGCCCGCCGGGCGGTCATGTCGGCGTCAGGATGAGGCAGCTGGACCCGTCGCATACCGAGCTGGTGGTTTCCGACCATGGACCGGGCATCCCACCGCAGGAACGGCGCCTAGTGTTCGAACGGTTCTACCGGTCGGCGTCGGCACGCGCAATGCCCGGTTCGGGCCTGGGGCTGGCGATCGTCAAGCAGGTGGTGCTCAACCACGGTGGGTCGGTACGCGTCGAAGACACCGTGCCGGGAGGTCAGCCGCCGGGAACGTCGTTTTACGTGCTGTTACCGGGCCGGCCGATGCCGACGCCGCCGCCGCCGACGGCCCGGGCCGAGGCTCGAACCGTGCCCATGGTCAAGACGGCGAACTCTCGGGGTCCGGCGAACGTTATCTCAGTGGATTCTCAGTCCGCGCGGGCAAGGTAG